The genomic interval GAAAGGCATCTTTATGTCTGTGCGAGTGAACTATTTGACAGActctgggatctggctgaggatGGTGTGCGGGTTTGGGACCACTGGGtataaagaaacagtcactctattaatggctcacaggtcttgaacaggctggTGCCCACTTCCTGGCTTTTGACTGGCAGAAGCAGGGTGTTCCAGGGTGACTGACACTcgattagaatgcctgcctctctgagtctcatcAGGTGTTCTGGATGCTTGCTCtcacctcttgtgagaggggataTTGCCACTGTCTTTGTGGCTCCaagtgtaagaatatagtaatttatcctccatttactccatggtctcaagcacataagccagtgagagTCATGCTTGGGCCtgccccaccttatctctaaacatcccgaccctcctcCAGGCAACGGGCCAAGCTGATCTATTACAATTAAAGGCACAATTCTCTGCACCGTGCTGttgcttgctctctctctcttatgtctgtctctctgttccactgctctctctgctctctctgtctctctgtcccactgctctctctgctctgtctctgtcccgctgctctctctggtctctctgtctctctgtcacgctgtgctctctctctgtctctgtcccactttctctttcacataaaaaaatctcttgcgtgggcccttGTCTCCTGAGTCGTCCTGGATAAGGAGAGTCGCGGCGAGATACTCTTTCACCGAGAGTAGTTGCTGTCTTTTTCACTGAAGGGGactacagggagggtgaccacagagtgttatGTCCCTCTGTTAactataaaagtcatgttttggccTTTCACTTTCATTCTGATCATTGGTTCACGGGGACCGAGTGCAAGAGAGCCCAGTCTTTGTCAGTCTGAGTCTGCTCCTGCCAGGCTAATGAGCCTTTCCTCACAGGGCTCTTCCTGGCAGCAACTCGGCTTTGGGGCTTTGCCTCATTTGGGGCATTCATCTTTCTAATGCCTTCcccctaccttttttttttatagtaagcACACTGGTCTCTGGCTAGGGGGTCCTGGGCATCCCCTTTCTAGgtggctggcttctctctgccttctgcccatcTGTCTCTTTCAGGGCTGCTGCCAGGagacttgcctttttatttttcttttagcttCTCTGtcggcctgaacttctctgtttagataaaTTTTTTTGGCAATTTCAGTCATCTCAGTGAAGCACTCAAGCTTTTGGAGCTTTCATCTGATGTCTGGAGCAGCTTGGGCTATGAATGTGGTGTTTACAATCTGCTGGCTCCTTAGTGACTCAGAGTTGAAAGGGGTATAGATGTGACAAGtttcacacagtctctcataaTAGTCTCCAGGAGACTCctctggttgttgagtgactgaaaaaactagtcatgttcataggctttttggactCAGCTTTGATCTCCTGGTGGAGAGTGTCCTGATATTggtggatctggtgctgtccctcctGTGTGGTGAAGTCCTTCTTGGGGTGCTCCTCAGGGACAGCAATTTCAGGCTATGCACCCTGACCAAGGACCCCAGCTGCTTCTTCTCTTCTATTGTGAACAAGATACCGAGAAGCTGTTGACAGATTTTTAAGTTGGCTAATTGATTTGGAAGAGGAATTACATAAGGTCAACCAGGGATTATGGCTTTTCTGACAGGGTTTCAGttgtggagaagggttgatagtaaaacatGTACTGGCTGGGCTGGATGGTCTCATACTTACTATGTCTTTCAGCCCCTGCATCTcttgcactggcatctgaagggtATCTGCTCCAAGCTGAGGATGCAGTCAGGCTGCTTGTCTGGGGGGAAGTGAGTTCACTGGtctggagttggcagggaggctGATGGTGATGAGGTATCAGGGACCAGGGACTGGGTGCTGATGGCCTTGGAGGCACATAAGGCAGGggcaatattagctcttcctctgggtcaccagTAAAAATGtgtggaggctcaggcttctgtagTTTCTCTGCAGGCTTCcttgttgaggcaactaagaccctacTCTGTCCTTGCCTGTTGCAAGCAAattgcacccaagggggaagagtctgAGCAGTTTATAACCAGGAGTTAAAGTATGGGAACTGATTAGGATGAACTGAATCTCTAGTGATGACCCAACAAGCTCAGTGGATTTTTGGGGTctctagggttccttctggaggccaccctacactaaaggttggcaatacagattcacacaggattttcaacctgccaggagttaattttactctgttgctttctgaaaatctctttttgaaattcttgatcatagtgtcGAGGACTGAGGGTTTTCTGTGTCCTGACCCCGTGACATGTCTGTGGATGGTGCcatgacaacagacaagggaggggtgcctcctctagagaggagaccagtcagatacCAGTCCGTTCATGCTCCTTGTGGAGACTTTGGCAAGCCTTGGCTAAGGTGCACCTgtataagtcccaggccaggtcagcaAAAGCTGAATCACCGATATGCCCTGATGGCTGACCGCAAAAGCGGATGAGGGCCCACGCAGATTCCATAGCACAGgccgtggaatcacagattcagtgcagactgaatgacttcagctgccctgcacactcactcacacacacacacacacaggcagaccAGAGTTTAAGCATTATCCCCCCTCTGAATGTCTACCTTTGAGACTTCTAATAAGCCTACCAGGAGGTAATCAgactccccttccaccccaatggGTGGGACTGGCTGAGTCAGGTGCCCCAGGGTCTTACCGGATTCGATgtcagaaccaggtcctcacatgccaagcctccttgagtccggTGGGAACAGCAGAGTGGGGCTGGCCCAGGGCGACCAGGTGGGAGACTGCCAAAAGGTCAGGCAGGGTGCAACTTCTCCGTTGTAATCTCCTGTTCCATCACCGCCCCGCGGTTGCCCCAAACCGATAGCAACAAAGGGCCAGCGCAGTTGGGTTTCccggtcagggaaccaaatgttatggaaaatactgagaaaaagcctggactggatcaccgacAGAAAAATACaagcggcactcagaggtcttggagtgttgaggctttatttcacaccggcgggttcagaggggagtaatctcccaaaaagtctgagccccaaacaaaggaaaatggagcaatttatatctttctgcttctttatctgtaacattcctatgtgTGCACCAAacaagcaggcaagggggagggagtttagggagcgaACCTTTGCACCCATTGCTCGGCAGCacggggaaaccaagggagtgtttttttgtttgggttgaggaggggggtgaggtggaggggagccacctcataaattactgtccttgtagtgttgtttatgttgaggagggaggggtgcgAGACAGAGTAGAGCCACCcactaggttgctgtccttgtaaattttccctatcaTCAGAAGATTTGATTTTATTCACTGTCTCAATTTCAGATCCACCTTTTGCCTCTTGTAATACCACTTCAACCAGGAATTCACCCTATCACTCTGTTAATCCAGCTGTTTGCAGGTTTGCCAGTGagacccatattactaaatctaTTGGTCAATTATCATTCCTAATCTCATCTGACCTATTAGCAGAATTTTGAACAGTTGATTACTCATTCCTTCTGAAACACTTTCTGCTCTTTGTTTCCAGGATAACACATCCTCTTGATCTTCTTCCTACTCACTGAATACCTCTCAGTCActttctctgcttcctcatcttCCTGACCTAAATATTGTGCTTGCTCCTCCCTCTGCTGGTACTCCTCTTCCTCCAGATTTCTGTAACTCTTGTAGATAAAGCTTCCATCAGGTTTTGCTGGAATATATTTTCCAAGCCCTTCCTTGACCCtctccatttaaaattgcatcccGCTCATATTTCCTAGCACTTATTCCTGTTATACATATCTTCATAACACTTACAAATTAtcataatacattttctttttggtcTCATTAGTTTCTCTCTTATCCACTAGAATGCAACCTCAATGCACTGggtattttttgtgtattttgttccAGTACCCATAACATTGCCTGGCACAATATATATCTGCTAAATGTgtgaattataaagaaaaatgtgaatataGACCAAATATAAAATAGGTTTgctaggctggaggaaggaaaaacaaggacatgcaaacagaacagagagataccataaaaagagaacagaccagaccccaaggtccatgccttatatggaaaggggaaagctcttcctgaattacatccttctgatgtgccaactaaaatctggatgtcagcctcctccctcttggaaggaaaaaagtttctagttgtctattatgtcagctttagccaatcatacctctccacaccccctaggatagcttgcccactcctcccctcctaatgccttataagcccccacctccctgactgggtgtgacttccctggacTGTAATACCCATACTGTGGAACATCACCaaggaattgtgctcaaataaactgcctggccctttgttgcctctcatcacctgtttattttggttggaatttatcttacattttagaatttattttacaagGTTAAGTTTGTCTTCAGGGTCTGTACTACTCCTCAAGACAACAAGATGGAAAATGATCTGAATCTGACTAATAAGCATTTACTGGGCCAGCTCTTCATAACCCTTagtttaaaatcacaatgagtataaacacacacatacagtgaatataaataaatatgtaatatttgtTTCTCTTAGGTTCAAGCACAATTGCTAAGAGATATACAACTGTGCACAGTGGATTGAATCTAGATGCTCATTTCCACCTAAACCTCCTAAATCTCTGTAAGAGATTGCTCTGTAGGACAAAGCATGGGTTAGTGAAAGGTAGAATTTTTAAAGGATAAGAAATGAAATGTTTCTGGAGAGTATTGTTTTTCTCTTCAGATGGCAAAACAGTTAGAATATATTTGATTCTTTCTACTTTATGCCTAAGTAAGCAAgctaaataaacatttataaactACTTTATAAATTAAGTAAAAGGTGATGCTGGACCATCATAATGTTATTAATGAAATAGTGACCTTTTTTTCCTTGAGATCTGATTTATTATGCCCTATAACCTAGTTTGTTCTAAATTTCTTAGAGTGTGATGAAAGAGCCACTTTTGGGAAAAAGGGACATTTAGAAGAGAATCAGTTGGAAATTCCATTGGGAGATTCCAAAATCAATATACCTGTGGAGATTTATATAATGTCTCTTGATCTCCTGCCCCAACTCCAAGATGCTATTGATTCTAAAGTAGTGCATGTCTAAACAGCATAAAGACAAGATAAAAATGATTGTAATCATCGTTCAGTAGAGACTGATTCTTTTTAAAAGGATTAGTATCTATTTAGAAATGGGTAgtatatttttatgccaataggACATAGACTATAAGTTGCTTTTCAGTGGAAGGAATGGAAAATGCTAAGCCATCAGTCTCCAAATTCTGTACATTTGTTGCATTAATAATGCCCAGCTCATCATGGCTATGTATCACCCTTTCCTTAGCTTATAAAGTAGAAAGAATCAGCTGTATTCTAACTTTTCTACCTTTATGGGAATAATAGGATATTTTCAATAATCAAAACTAAACCAAAAACCCATTCTTACAAACCCTAACTAATCTGAAGTAAAACCTAATCTATTTGGATTAAAGTGCAAGAATTAATGctcaaaaataggaaaatatgcaCATAGTGTCTGAAAATGGCATACATTGAGAACAATTTGTTAAGAATTTGACATTTTTCTGGGGTTTCTAGATTGACCTATACATTCTGAAAGATTTTGAGGGTGTTTAAGTGAGAAATCACTAAACCCATCTTTTATCCAGTTCCTAATGATACCACTGGCAATACTCCCAAGTTTTGAATCGTTATTCACTTGCAGAAATTTTTGCATAACATATGTTATCCATAGAATACTGTCATAAAGATTCCAATAGTCCCCAAGTTTATCTCATTCTTCTCTGCATCTGTTCAAGATTATCTGATTATATATGGGAAAAGTGGAGATTAATAATCTTTGAACATTTTAAGCAAGAAGACCCTTTAGCCTTCTTTTGTCATTAGTAACAAGTATTGAATATGAGtaagaaattattctttttatgtaAAGCAAATCCTTCATGGTCTTGCTTTGAATCCTTCTTCATTTTCTATTGCCtcaaaaagtaaaacataaataTCTTTGAATGAATTATATAAATGATTCAAAATATGTAGGATCTCCACATTACAATGTTGGAGGTAGTAAAAGCTACATAATTGAACAATTTATTTTGCCTCTCATTCAGTCATTTGGCACTGGAAAATTTACATTTGACAATGTAAAAGTACATCTgaactttctggaaaaaataagtacttttcttcactacttctaagtttattctttttgtatATGTTGAGGACCTACTAAGTACAAATCATCGTGGTAGAAGCTAGCATAAGAGTAAAGATGCCTGGTGTCAACATTCATGGCTGATATTTTGCAAGTTTAGGTCACTGTTTGATCCTCCTAGTAATCATTGCTTGATGTAATGAGACTTGATAGGAGCACAGCTGATTGTCAACAAAGGAATATTGCATTTTCTCAGCCTGGCTAAACCACTGAGTTTCCCCTTTCATTAAGTGCACCTTCAATCTGTAATGTCAGAACATTCCTTTATTTGCTAGGTCTAAGAACATATGTAGAAGATAGGTCAAAAGATAATCCCCAAATTTGGTCACTTTGCACTATACTTCTATATACTATATACTTACATACTTTATACTACTGCACCCCCCTTCGCCAACACCTTCTTCATGGCCTCTTTAATATCTTTGTTTCTTAGTGTATAGATCAGGGGGTTAACACTGGGGGTTACTATTGTGTAGAAAAGAGTAAGGAACTTGCCCTGGTCCTGGGAATAAGTGTTAGCTGGCTGGAGGTACATGTATATGATTGTACCATAAAAGAGAGAGACAACAGTTAGGTGAGAGCTGCAGGTGTTGAAGGCTTTCTTTCGCCCAGCAGCTGACTTGATCCTGAGCACTGCATGTGCAATGTAACCATAAGAGACGAAGATGAGGACAAGTGGTGCCAGGATGATAAAGATTGCCAAGGCAAATGCCAGTGCCTCAAGGCTCATGGTATCAACACAGGCCATGCCAATTAGTGCTGGCATCTCACAGAGAAAGTGGTCCACTCTCCTGTGCCCACAGCGGGGTAGCATTAATGCCTGGGGTGCCATTATGAGGGAATTGCCAAAGCCACTCAACCATGCCACAGAAGCCAGCTGCCCACAGAGACGTGGGTGCATGATAATGGTGTAGTGCAGGGGTTTGCAGACTGCAACATAGCGGTCATATGCCATGACAGCCAGGAGCATGCACTCAACCCCTCCCAGAGCGAGGACAAAGTAAAGCTGGATGGCACAACCCAGGTAGCTGATGGTCTTATCTGAGCCCCAAAGGTTGTAGAGCATCTGAGGGATGGAGCCTGTGGTAAAGCACATATCTAGAAATGAGAGGTTggccaaaaagaaatacattggTGTGTGCAGCTGGGAATCTAGAGCTGAAAGCAAGATGATGGTCATGTTACCAAGAAGAGTCAGCAGATAAAAAGTGAGGCCAACCACGAAGAGGATCAGCTCTAGGCGGGGATGGTCTGAGAAACCCACCAGGATAAAGCCTTCAAAAGAACTTGTGTTGTCCTTTTCCATCACCTGTAACCACATATTACCTGTCAGGAGAAAGATGAGTATCTGTGAAGAGCAGAGATATATTCCCTGAAAAGGGAATGACTTGTAAATGATAGCATGGAAACTTCCTTGTAAATGCTGGATGTTTGATCCAGAATTTCAATAGGTATTAATTAAGTCATTATTTGGTCTGAAGAGCACATATGAAAAACCTAGATTCATATCCAAACTCCACAGGATACAAGTGATTGAGCCAAATCTTAAGAAGAAACATGACCGTAACATATCCCTTCCCACACTACCCCAAAACTCTATGATGGAATTGTTTTATACCACCAAGGTGTATTTTAACTCTGGGATTGGGTGACTTTCTGAAGTTAGAAATGCTTTTctctaaagataaaaatataaaaataaaatgattcccAGAACTAAATCCCAATGGAACTACTATACACTGATTTTTAATAGCCTTTCCTCTCCTCTTATTCAATTGTTATTCTCACAAAGAACTCCACTTCCAAGAAGCctacattgattatttatgtgTGTCTTATGATCCCATGGAACTGAAAGATTTTATATCTTCTATAATACTTTACACTTTCAATTAATGGCAGTGCTTTTATGTCTTAGGATGACTGTATTGTACATGCATATGTAACCTGTGGGTAGGAATAGCAGTTTGTGTCTCTGGATCAGAGAACCAGTCTTGCAGTCATGTGAAATCTCATTCAAGACACTGTCTCATCAATACCGAAAAACCTAGAGTTGTTGAACTGTCTGCAACTCGTTACTTCTGATTTGTTGCACAaagtttaatataaagaattttattgctTATAAATTGAATAAGGCAGCTTGCTGTCATGGCATTATAGGCAAATATAGAGACAGTTACATTTTTattcagaaagagagaaatatagttaaaattttctcACCAACCAGGATGTGTTAGTACCGAATATATTTGACACAGAAACTGTCAGAATGAGCCTTAGCCTGGCATCTGGCCCTACTGGAAGGGAATGCAGGGTGACTGTGACTGATAGTGACTGTCTCATTCTATCAACCATTCCATGGTTAGCATACTCAGAATTTTCCCTGTGTCTAAATATATGCTTTTTTGTATGCATATGAATGTAGAGTACaaacacaggtttttttttttctttccctcacatCAGCCAAAGAACTCACAAAGCATGAGCTTATTCAATTAAAATTATTCCCATCAATTTATCATTCTAAGTTTTTCTGGTGGCTATACCATCTATTCAGTGTCTGCTTTTCTTCTCACATAATCACATCAATACTCAATGGCCACTTCCCTTTGTAAGAACTGCATTCCAACATTTCTGAACTGAATTAATGATTAATTCCTCTGCCAAGGACTTTCTTTTAAGTGATATGTGAGTGCATCTCTTCTTATTTAAACCTACTAGAATAGCTTCTAAACACAGTGACATGATAGTTTCCTCACAAGAGCCATTACACATCAATTAATTGTATGATACAATTTATCACTTACTGCATTTAAGTGTTT from Manis pentadactyla isolate mManPen7 chromosome 16, mManPen7.hap1, whole genome shotgun sequence carries:
- the LOC118910711 gene encoding putative olfactory receptor 2W6 — protein: MWLQVMEKDNTSSFEGFILVGFSDHPRLELILFVVGLTFYLLTLLGNMTIILLSALDSQLHTPMYFFLANLSFLDMCFTTGSIPQMLYNLWGSDKTISYLGCAIQLYFVLALGGVECMLLAVMAYDRYVAVCKPLHYTIIMHPRLCGQLASVAWLSGFGNSLIMAPQALMLPRCGHRRVDHFLCEMPALIGMACVDTMSLEALAFALAIFIILAPLVLIFVSYGYIAHAVLRIKSAAGRKKAFNTCSSHLTVVSLFYGTIIYMYLQPANTYSQDQGKFLTLFYTIVTPSVNPLIYTLRNKDIKEAMKKVLAKGGAVV